Proteins from one Acetoanaerobium noterae genomic window:
- a CDS encoding endonuclease MutS2: MDKRSLKVLEFDSIKSMLLDFTVTTLGKKHVENLYPSVDRENIIFSQKQTSEAQKIILTRGNVPISALGQVSEYAKRASIDAILEPYQLLKISDTLRICRKVKNFLRDSENTPILQQLSENITILKDLEDEIDNAIISEEEISDNASPELSKIRRSITNTKEQIRQKLASIVASSQYSKYLQEAIVTMRQDRFVVPVKAENRSNVPGIVHDSSASGATLFIEPMAVVEMNNKLREYKVKEQEEIERILTVLSAMAGQSYHEILTNEQMIAEIDFVMAKGKLSVKMKAQEPFINSDLVMNLKNARHPLIDPKNVVPSNINIGKEFDTLVITGPNTGGKTVTLKTIGLFAIMAQSGLHLPTDYGTSICIFDNIFADIGDEQSIEQSLSTFSSHMTHIVNILDEVNDNCLVLFDELGAGTDPLEGAALAVSILDRLREYKLITVATTHYSELKHYALTTDRVENASVEFDVQTLSPTYRLLIGIPGKSNAFEISRKLGLKEEIILAAKHHLDSDSISMEDVLKEIDDNRKQIETEREQSKIIYEDAKKLQTRLKEKESKLDTQKDKIIQEAKNEARKLLQQAKEEADEAIKELRELSKRAEKLNINKEIEASRRKIKTSLDKYGYKNQDLITEKDVINPVDIIGAGDEVYVPSFSKNATVVSVDNEKKEALVQIGIMKLNLPFSSLERLKQNEDIVKSSGAGKIMKNKTATAELEIDLRGMDLETARIEVDKYLDNSYVAGLPRVTIIHGVGTLVLKNGIKAMLKSHKHVKSYRDGGYGEGGMGVTIVELK, encoded by the coding sequence ATGGATAAGCGAAGCTTAAAAGTACTAGAGTTTGATAGTATAAAAAGCATGCTACTGGATTTTACAGTTACAACCTTAGGGAAAAAGCATGTAGAAAATTTATATCCATCTGTGGATAGAGAGAATATAATTTTTAGTCAAAAACAAACTAGTGAAGCACAAAAAATAATATTAACAAGAGGAAATGTGCCAATATCTGCACTTGGTCAAGTCTCAGAATATGCAAAGAGAGCATCTATAGATGCTATACTTGAGCCTTATCAGCTATTAAAAATTTCTGACACTCTAAGAATTTGTAGAAAAGTTAAAAATTTCTTAAGAGATTCAGAAAATACCCCTATTCTTCAGCAATTAAGTGAAAACATAACAATATTAAAAGATTTAGAAGACGAAATAGATAACGCAATAATATCAGAAGAAGAAATTTCAGATAATGCAAGTCCTGAACTGAGCAAAATAAGAAGAAGCATAACAAATACTAAAGAACAAATAAGACAAAAGCTTGCATCTATAGTTGCTTCATCTCAGTATTCAAAATATCTGCAAGAAGCAATCGTAACGATGAGGCAAGACCGATTTGTGGTTCCAGTGAAAGCTGAAAATCGTTCAAATGTTCCAGGGATTGTTCATGATTCATCTGCATCTGGAGCTACTCTTTTTATAGAGCCGATGGCTGTTGTGGAAATGAATAATAAACTTAGAGAATATAAAGTTAAAGAGCAAGAAGAAATAGAAAGAATTCTCACTGTTCTTTCAGCTATGGCAGGTCAAAGCTACCATGAAATACTAACTAATGAACAAATGATAGCAGAAATAGATTTCGTAATGGCTAAAGGAAAGCTATCAGTTAAGATGAAAGCACAAGAGCCATTTATTAACTCTGATCTTGTAATGAATTTAAAAAATGCAAGACACCCTCTTATCGATCCTAAAAATGTAGTTCCATCAAATATAAATATCGGAAAAGAGTTTGATACCTTAGTTATAACAGGCCCAAATACAGGTGGTAAAACAGTTACTTTAAAAACTATTGGTTTATTTGCAATTATGGCTCAAAGTGGGCTCCACCTTCCAACAGACTATGGCACATCAATTTGTATTTTCGATAATATTTTTGCCGATATCGGAGATGAGCAAAGTATAGAGCAGAGCCTCTCTACATTTTCATCTCATATGACTCATATTGTAAATATATTGGACGAAGTTAATGACAATTGCTTAGTCTTATTTGACGAATTAGGGGCGGGCACAGACCCACTAGAGGGAGCAGCACTTGCAGTATCGATTTTAGATAGGCTAAGAGAGTACAAATTAATAACAGTAGCTACAACTCATTACAGCGAGCTTAAGCACTATGCTCTTACAACAGATAGAGTAGAAAATGCATCGGTTGAATTTGATGTGCAGACTCTAAGCCCTACCTATAGACTTTTGATAGGGATACCTGGCAAATCAAATGCATTTGAAATATCTAGAAAACTCGGTCTTAAGGAAGAAATAATATTAGCTGCAAAGCATCACTTAGATTCAGACTCTATCTCAATGGAGGATGTTCTAAAAGAGATTGATGATAATAGAAAACAGATTGAGACTGAAAGAGAGCAATCCAAAATCATATATGAAGATGCTAAAAAGCTTCAGACTCGTCTTAAAGAAAAAGAAAGTAAATTAGATACACAAAAGGATAAAATTATACAAGAAGCAAAAAATGAAGCGAGAAAATTACTTCAGCAAGCAAAAGAAGAAGCTGATGAAGCTATAAAAGAGCTAAGAGAGCTAAGCAAAAGAGCAGAAAAGCTAAATATAAATAAAGAAATTGAAGCTTCTAGAAGAAAGATTAAAACATCTCTGGATAAATACGGATATAAAAATCAGGATTTAATAACAGAAAAAGATGTCATTAATCCAGTAGATATAATAGGTGCTGGAGACGAAGTATATGTTCCGAGTTTTTCAAAAAATGCCACAGTTGTCTCAGTCGACAATGAGAAAAAAGAAGCTTTAGTTCAAATTGGAATAATGAAACTCAATCTTCCTTTTTCATCTCTTGAAAGGCTAAAGCAAAATGAGGATATAGTAAAATCTAGTGGTGCTGGTAAGATAATGAAAAATAAAACAGCTACTGCAGAGCTAGAAATTGATTTAAGAGGTATGGATTTAGAAACAGCAAGAATAGAAGTGGATAAGTATCTAGATAACTCATATGTTGCTGGACTACCTAGAGTTACAATTATTCATGGCGTTGGAACCTTAGTTCTAAAAAATGGTATAAAAGCTATGCTTAAGAGTCATAAGCATGTAAAAAGCTATAGAGATGGCGGCTATGGTGAAGGTGGAATGGGCGTTACTATAGTTGAGTTAAAATAA
- a CDS encoding peptidase U32 family protein: MKKIELLAPAGDEEALKAAIMAGANAVYMGGSRFGARAFAGNFEDDKLIDAVDYAHQMGVKIYITANTIIKDEEIGDFLNYIDFLYEIGVDAVILQDLGMIDIISKRIPDLELHASTQMTASTAQDVLFLKELGVSRVVLSRELSYDEISAIKAETKVEVEAFVHGALCVSYSGKCLFSSMNGMRSGNRGMCAQPCREPYKATVENKPLLDKEYVFSTKDLNTLDILEDLIDAGIDSLKIEGRMKRSEYVFAVTSAYRQAIDNVIMKHEPSISSLDMNYSAVELDKVFNRDFTKGYIGQDKGSKIMNHKFQKYVGKPVAKVIEYDRKSKRLMLELLDTLTKGDGLNTGEFVGRILKKDTIVKSADKGEIVAIDSIKKFEPGFIVYKTFDKIFMDDISSRMSRVKKIPIKAFVEIRNNKYPTLILNDYKGNTGEYKLEEYTTTALNKPTTRESIIDQIQKMGDTPFFVDSIEVSVDENIFIPIKTLNLLRREAVSLLIESQSNSSKRVVESKSEFNPAKINHSKKSKKELKWSVLIHKQEQFEAAIKFNVDRVYVHGYKLYRLLSKKYPNKNIYYALPPVIKQSDISIIDKMLKSNSNIKVLHSSLGYIELQIFENVVLDYPLNLLNSFSHNLMHKKSCETTITPEMIFSIGGSLDYIDDMQMVEMPVYLYPKLMITEYCPHKNDAGVCKYKKCMLEHTQITSKQSEEYVLKKSINCKTILYPSKPKHININAVNNFIDKGFSKFRVELLNESYDETINILESYL; the protein is encoded by the coding sequence ATGAAAAAAATTGAGCTTTTAGCTCCAGCAGGAGATGAAGAAGCACTAAAAGCCGCAATAATGGCAGGAGCAAATGCCGTATATATGGGCGGAAGCAGATTTGGAGCAAGGGCTTTTGCAGGAAATTTTGAGGACGATAAGCTAATAGATGCAGTCGATTACGCACACCAAATGGGGGTCAAAATATATATTACTGCCAATACTATTATTAAGGATGAAGAAATAGGTGATTTTCTAAATTATATTGATTTTTTGTATGAGATTGGTGTAGATGCAGTTATATTACAAGATTTAGGAATGATAGATATAATAAGTAAAAGAATTCCTGATTTGGAATTACATGCATCTACTCAAATGACAGCAAGTACAGCTCAAGATGTATTGTTTTTAAAGGAACTAGGTGTATCTCGAGTTGTTTTATCAAGAGAGCTCAGCTACGATGAAATATCGGCTATAAAAGCTGAAACTAAAGTTGAAGTTGAGGCTTTTGTGCATGGAGCCTTATGCGTTTCTTATAGTGGGAAATGTCTGTTCAGCAGTATGAATGGCATGAGATCGGGCAATAGAGGAATGTGCGCTCAGCCCTGCAGAGAGCCATATAAAGCAACAGTTGAAAATAAACCCCTACTTGATAAAGAGTATGTTTTTAGTACAAAAGATTTAAATACCTTAGATATATTGGAAGATTTAATTGATGCAGGCATAGATTCATTAAAAATCGAAGGTCGTATGAAAAGAAGTGAATATGTTTTTGCTGTCACTAGTGCTTATAGACAAGCGATTGATAATGTTATAATGAAACATGAGCCTAGTATATCTTCATTAGATATGAATTATAGCGCAGTCGAGCTTGATAAAGTATTTAATAGAGATTTTACAAAAGGCTATATCGGCCAAGATAAGGGTAGTAAAATAATGAACCATAAGTTTCAAAAATATGTTGGAAAGCCTGTTGCAAAGGTAATTGAGTATGATAGAAAATCAAAACGATTGATGCTAGAGCTACTTGATACTCTTACGAAAGGAGATGGCCTTAATACAGGTGAATTTGTAGGTAGAATTCTAAAAAAAGATACTATTGTAAAAAGTGCAGATAAAGGTGAAATAGTAGCAATTGATTCTATCAAGAAATTTGAACCAGGTTTTATTGTATATAAAACATTTGATAAAATCTTTATGGACGATATTAGTAGCAGGATGTCTAGAGTAAAAAAAATACCTATAAAAGCATTTGTAGAAATTAGGAATAATAAATACCCAACATTAATATTGAACGATTATAAAGGGAACACTGGCGAGTATAAATTGGAAGAGTATACTACTACTGCTTTAAATAAACCAACAACAAGAGAATCAATAATTGACCAGATTCAAAAAATGGGAGATACTCCTTTCTTTGTTGATAGCATAGAAGTTTCAGTTGATGAGAATATATTTATACCAATAAAAACATTGAATTTACTTAGGAGAGAGGCTGTTTCACTTTTAATTGAATCCCAGTCTAATTCAAGTAAAAGAGTTGTTGAATCTAAAAGTGAATTTAATCCAGCTAAAATAAATCATTCTAAAAAATCAAAAAAAGAGCTAAAATGGTCAGTTCTAATTCATAAACAAGAACAGTTTGAGGCTGCAATTAAATTTAATGTAGATAGAGTCTATGTTCATGGATATAAGCTTTATAGGTTGCTATCAAAAAAATATCCAAATAAAAACATTTATTACGCCCTTCCACCTGTTATAAAACAAAGTGATATAAGCATAATTGATAAAATGCTAAAAAGTAATTCCAACATCAAAGTTCTTCATTCTTCACTAGGATATATTGAATTGCAGATTTTTGAGAACGTGGTATTAGACTATCCTCTAAACCTACTCAATTCATTTTCTCACAATCTTATGCATAAGAAGTCATGTGAAACTACAATTACACCCGAGATGATTTTTTCAATCGGTGGTAGCTTAGATTATATTGACGATATGCAAATGGTGGAAATGCCTGTTTATTTATATCCAAAGCTTATGATAACTGAATATTGTCCGCATAAAAATGATGCTGGAGTTTGTAAATATAAAAAGTGTATGCTTGAGCATACACAAATAACAAGTAAACAAAGCGAAGAATATGTACTAAAAAAATCAATAAATTGTAAAACTATACTATATCCTTCTAAACCAAAGCACATAAATATTAACGCTGTAAATAATTTTATAGATAAAGGATTTAGTAAATTTAGAGTTGAATTATTAAATGAATCATATGATGAAACAATTAATATATTAGAATCTTATCTTTAA
- a CDS encoding cell division protein ZapA, protein MNKVTVKIANHEYTIVGEEKREYLLQLAAHVDEQIEATAKANPKLSQVMTAVLTSINIADEYYSEVRKNLEFKKTLSEPIKELEDCQNQIKSLERVIALKDDELGKKDIKIEEWKVLATEKDNEIASLKSNIIETEHRLIEAEEIVNDFQNRLYELQLKIVDLEEKK, encoded by the coding sequence ATGAACAAAGTAACTGTAAAAATAGCGAATCACGAATATACTATAGTTGGAGAAGAAAAGAGAGAATATTTATTACAGCTAGCAGCTCATGTGGATGAACAGATTGAAGCTACTGCCAAAGCTAATCCAAAGCTTAGTCAGGTTATGACAGCAGTACTTACTTCGATTAATATAGCGGATGAATATTATTCTGAAGTAAGAAAAAATCTGGAATTCAAAAAAACTCTTAGCGAGCCTATTAAGGAGCTTGAGGATTGTCAAAATCAAATTAAAAGCCTTGAAAGAGTAATTGCACTTAAAGATGATGAGCTTGGAAAAAAAGACATAAAAATAGAGGAATGGAAAGTTTTAGCTACTGAAAAAGACAATGAAATTGCGAGCTTAAAATCTAATATTATCGAAACCGAGCATAGACTGATAGAGGCAGAAGAAATAGTTAATGACTTTCAAAATAGACTGTATGAGCTACAATTAAAGATAGTAGACTTAGAGGAAAAAAAATAA